The genomic region GCTTGAAGGTGAAAGCTTTAAACAGCATAGGAGAAGAGAGATGTTTTATTTAAACATGAAGTGGTTTATGATAACACTGCTTAATAGAAAAGATAGAATGAGTATGGCTAACAGTCTAGAAGTAAGAGTTCCATTTGCAGACCATGAACTAGTAGAATATGCATGGAATATACCTTGGGAGATGAAATACTTTAATGGCCAAGAAAAAGGAATTGTAAGAAAAGCTTTAAAGGATATATTGCCAGAGGAAATAATAAAAAGGAAGAAGAGCCCCTGTCCTAAAACATATAACCCTATATATACAGAAGGTGTTCAAAGATGGATGAGGGAAGTATTAGCTGATAAAACATCACCTATATTTAGAAAAGGTTAAAGAAATTGTTGAAACTGGCGGCAAATCCTTTGGCAAACCCTGGTACGGTCAATTAATAGCAGGCCCACAACTTATTGCATACTTAATTAAAATAAATATATGGCTTAAAGAGTATAAAGTAAATATTG from Serpentinicella alkaliphila harbors:
- a CDS encoding asparagine synthase C-terminal domain-containing protein, whose product is MWSDIYKSTFVGLLVIAYRNTHYKIRLHNNPMDVSLSGECADEIFGGYPWFQNEEYLMSYTFPWSQSTVERQSILSTQFNNIPILDYVTEKYEQTLREVPKLEGESFKQHRRREMFYLNMKWFMITLLNRKDRMSMANSLEVRVPFADHELVEYAWNIPWEMKYFNGQEKGIVRKALKDILPEEIIKRKKSPCPKTYNPIYTEGVQRWMREVLADKTSPIFRKG